A DNA window from Doryrhamphus excisus isolate RoL2022-K1 chromosome 2, RoL_Dexc_1.0, whole genome shotgun sequence contains the following coding sequences:
- the ttc7a gene encoding tetratricopeptide repeat protein 7A isoform X1 produces MSSFQRENDAAKSLFRRLESAVTPIVSGEYSQHRDRAAMASRVSFTQLRLEAELDRYRAECQWDRIPPIIEHMQAARMHEDDDYGTLLLAEALLEECLQENMDLLRHSTPLMDKTQPRLCRAKSYLNTILSRGRLTPRYLNEALLLMAKVHYVQGRHRDAQGMCARVGLEELTRDDQPTYHLRLLAEAFIIKGLSLDHQALSSVSRVRLLEREEESLSCYLKACDAALSYLQELDKVVTTPHNKAAKLTLLSAPADMDLGFFLQAALQSAYLCLLHRGHLAQGAHQLRRVMRVVESRASQGFRKAAARKLAEVLLSSVSEDGYWPPLGPPPSAWLRREGAATSKEALYPTVKPPQRYSTDSCFCPQDVVEEAVLLLLITESMASGDAVISRQPDQAEARQATMQDSVSVYDLLTVGMARRGQYTMLSECLERAMRFSFNEFHLWHQLGLSLMASGKVVGAVSVLKECARMRPEDPSLPLLAAKVCISQLHWFSEAEALSQSVVSMGEGAGEFLPRAYLALGLSYSLQASDASLKEDRNEYNKKSLRILRKAHSLDPLDAHIAMCLALQLALVRQVSAAMEPLQEALSLQGDDLHSLHLLTLLLSAQKQHRHALDTLELALSQHPDNFNLLFTKVKLEEVLFGPGVALQTCEEMLQCWQSRYDVSHSTETDDTSSVPAVERPNASPGVTKTSIHLTLPDFQDTSTGSKSPSSVAASRLDAALSEVSDISSTHRQGPPYIWTTLERIWLQAGELFMEDGRLKEAQFCIAEAGSLYPNSHSVLLQRGRLAELRGHMDEAKILYDDALAIHPTGERILVHLGRLLVKSGRVHLGEKVLRDAVQVHSTSHEAWSGLGEALQSQESGQAPDCFLTALDLEASCPIRPFSIIPREL; encoded by the exons ATGTCCAGTTTCCAGAGAGAAAATGACGCCGCTAAATCGCTTTTCAGAAGACTTGAG TCTGCAGTCACTCCCATCGTGTCCGGAGAGTACAGTCAGCATCGGGACAGAGCGGCCATGGCATCCCGGGTGTCGTTCACCCAGCTGCGGCTGGAAGCGGAGCTGGATCGGTACCGGGCCGAGTGTCAGTGGGACAGGATCCCCCCCATCATCGAACACATGCAGGCGGCACGCATGCACGAAGACG ATGATTACGGGACGCTGCTATTGGCCGAGGCACTTCTAGAAGAGTGCTTACAAGAAAATATGGACCTTTTACGGCACTCCACACCTTTGATGGACAAGACGCAACCCAGATTATGCCGAGCCAAAAGCTACCTCAACACCATCCTAAGCCGAGGCCGCCTCACG ccCCGGTACTTGAATGAGGCTCTGCTGCTGATGGCCAAAGTGCACTATGTGCAGGGGCGCCACCGCGATGCCCAGGGAATGTGTGCCAGGGTGGGACTGGAGGAGCTTACACGTGACGACCAACCTACCTACCACCTACGCCTGCTGGCTGAGGCCTTCATCATTAAAG GGTTGTCTCTGGACCACCAGGCACTTTCTTCAGTGTCTCGCGTCCGTCTGCTAGAGCGGGAGGAAGAGAGTCTTTCCTGTTACCTCAAAGCTTGCGATGCTGCGCTGTCCTACCTGCAGGAGCTTGATAAG GTGGTAACAACGCCCCACAATAAAGCAGCCAAACTCACTCTGCTTTCTGCACCTGCGGACATGGACTTGGGTTTCTTTCTGCAGGCGGCCCTGCAGAGCGCTTACTTGTGTTTGCTGCACAGAGG tCATTTGGCGCAGGGTGCTCACCAGCTGCGTCGGGTGATGCGGGTGGTGGAGTCACGAGCCTCTCAGGGTTTCAGGAAG GCTGCAGCAAGAAAGCTAGCAGAGGTGCTGCTGAGCTCGGTGAGTGAAGACGGCTACTGGCCCCCTCTGGGCCCCCCACCCTCCGCCTGGCTCCGTCGAGAGGGCGCCGCCACCTCCAAAGAAGCGCTCTACCCGACAGTCAAACCACCGCAGCGTTACAGCACTGACAG TTGCTTCTGTCCCCAGGACGTAGTAGAAGAGGCCGTGTTGCTGCTTCTCATCACCGAGTCCATG GCCAGTGGTGATGCGGTCATCAGCCGGCAGCCAGACCAGGCTGAGGCACGCCAGGCCACCATGCAGGATTCGGTCTCGGTGTACGACTTGCTCACTGTTGGCATGGCCAGGAGGGGGCAGTACACCATGTTGTCTGAG TGTCTGGAACGAGCAATGAGGTTTTCATTCAACGAGTTCCACCTCTGGCACCAGCTGGGCTTGTCACTCATGGCGTCTGGGAAG gttgTCGGTGCCGTGTCTGTTTTGAAAGAATGTGCCAGGATGAGACCGGAGGACCCGTCGTTGCCGCTGTTGGCTGCCAAAGTTTGCATCAGTCAGCTGcactgg TTCTCAGAAGCAGAGGCTTTGTCCCAAAGCGTTGTGTCGATGGGAGAAGGAGCTGGAGAATTTCTTCCTCGGGCCTACCTAGCTTTGGGACTCTCCTACAGTCTGCAGGCTTCGGATG CCTCCCTGAAAGAAGATCGGAACGAGTACAACAAAAAATCACTACGGATTCTGAGAAA GGCTCACTCATTGGACCCGCTGGATGCTCACATTGCCATGTGCCTGGCTCTCCAGCTAGCTCTCGTACGCcag GTATCGGCAGCCATGGAGCCCCTGCAGGAGGCATTATCTCTCCAAGGGGATGACTTACACTCCCTCCACCTGCTGACTCTTCTCCTCAGTGCTCAGAAGCAACACCGCCACGCCCTGGACACCTTGGAACTGGCCCTCAGCCAACACCCTGACAACTTCAA tttgcTGTTCACAAAGGTGAAGCTTGAAGAGGTTCTGTTCGGCCCAGGCGTCGCCTTACAGACCTGTGAAGAAATGCTGCAATGCTGGCAAAGCCGCTATGATGTCAGTCACTCAAC CGAGACCGATGACACGAGTAGCGTGCCAGCGGTGGAGAGGCCCAATGCCAGCCCCGGAGTCACCAAGACATCCATCCACCTCACTCTGCCTGACTTCCAAGACACTTCCACCG GTTCAAAGAGTCCGTCATCGGTTGCTGCATCTCGCCTGGATGCAGCACTCTCAGAAGTGTCGGACATTAGTTCCACGCATCGCCAAGGACCTCCGTACATCTGGACAACCCTGGAACGGATCTGGCTGCAAGCTG GAGAGCTGTTCATGGAAGATGGCCGACTGAAGGAAGCCCAGTTTTGCATCGCCGAGGCCGGCTCTCTCTATCCCAACTCTCACTCGGTGTTGCTACAGAGGGGCCGCCTAGCTGAGCTTCGGGGTCACATGGATGAAGCTAAAATTCTCTACGATGACGCCCTGGCCATCCACCCTACTGGGGAGCGCATACTGGTGCACTTG
- the LOC131110819 gene encoding T-cell immunoglobulin and mucin domain-containing protein 4-like, with protein MTSPVGRLLALACGLTLLLGCEFRELYTAPFGANVTLDCYDDPEAEPRTVCWGRGVTEGWEDCKDEMIRTDGKRMVSRSSERYNFAGNIAEGDMSVTIMDVKEDDSGLYFCVSRTQKTMLKLRVAAPPPTMAATPSAVKMMMCREPTPADFEREEEDTLV; from the exons ATGACTTCTCCCGTCGGAAGACTCCTGGCTTTGGCTTGTGGTCTCACTCTCCTCCTGG GTTGTGAGTTCCGAGAGCTCTACACTGCCCCATTTGGGGCAAATGTCACTTTAGATTGCTATGATGACCCCGAAGCAGAACCACGTACGGTATGCTGGGGTAGAGGAGTTACGGAGGGCTGGGAGGACTGCAAAGATGAGATGATCAGGACAGATGGGAAAAGGATGGTCAGCAGATCCTCTGAACGTTACAACTTCGCCGGCAACATTGCTGAGGGTGATATGTCAGTGACCATCATGGATGTCAAGGAGGATGACTCTGGACTGTACTTCTGTGTGTCGCGCACCCAAAAAACGATGCTGAAGCTCAGGGTCGCAG CCCCACCTCCCACCATGGCCGCCACCCCCTCTGCTGTCAAGATGATGAT GTGTagggagcctaccccagctgactttgagcgagaggaGGAGGACACCCTGGTCTGA
- the ttc7a gene encoding tetratricopeptide repeat protein 7A isoform X2: MASRVSFTQLRLEAELDRYRAECQWDRIPPIIEHMQAARMHEDDDYGTLLLAEALLEECLQENMDLLRHSTPLMDKTQPRLCRAKSYLNTILSRGRLTPRYLNEALLLMAKVHYVQGRHRDAQGMCARVGLEELTRDDQPTYHLRLLAEAFIIKGLSLDHQALSSVSRVRLLEREEESLSCYLKACDAALSYLQELDKVVTTPHNKAAKLTLLSAPADMDLGFFLQAALQSAYLCLLHRGHLAQGAHQLRRVMRVVESRASQGFRKAAARKLAEVLLSSVSEDGYWPPLGPPPSAWLRREGAATSKEALYPTVKPPQRYSTDSCFCPQDVVEEAVLLLLITESMASGDAVISRQPDQAEARQATMQDSVSVYDLLTVGMARRGQYTMLSECLERAMRFSFNEFHLWHQLGLSLMASGKVVGAVSVLKECARMRPEDPSLPLLAAKVCISQLHWFSEAEALSQSVVSMGEGAGEFLPRAYLALGLSYSLQASDASLKEDRNEYNKKSLRILRKAHSLDPLDAHIAMCLALQLALVRQVSAAMEPLQEALSLQGDDLHSLHLLTLLLSAQKQHRHALDTLELALSQHPDNFNLLFTKVKLEEVLFGPGVALQTCEEMLQCWQSRYDVSHSTETDDTSSVPAVERPNASPGVTKTSIHLTLPDFQDTSTGSKSPSSVAASRLDAALSEVSDISSTHRQGPPYIWTTLERIWLQAGELFMEDGRLKEAQFCIAEAGSLYPNSHSVLLQRGRLAELRGHMDEAKILYDDALAIHPTGERILVHLGRLLVKSGRVHLGEKVLRDAVQVHSTSHEAWSGLGEALQSQESGQAPDCFLTALDLEASCPIRPFSIIPREL; this comes from the exons ATGGCATCCCGGGTGTCGTTCACCCAGCTGCGGCTGGAAGCGGAGCTGGATCGGTACCGGGCCGAGTGTCAGTGGGACAGGATCCCCCCCATCATCGAACACATGCAGGCGGCACGCATGCACGAAGACG ATGATTACGGGACGCTGCTATTGGCCGAGGCACTTCTAGAAGAGTGCTTACAAGAAAATATGGACCTTTTACGGCACTCCACACCTTTGATGGACAAGACGCAACCCAGATTATGCCGAGCCAAAAGCTACCTCAACACCATCCTAAGCCGAGGCCGCCTCACG ccCCGGTACTTGAATGAGGCTCTGCTGCTGATGGCCAAAGTGCACTATGTGCAGGGGCGCCACCGCGATGCCCAGGGAATGTGTGCCAGGGTGGGACTGGAGGAGCTTACACGTGACGACCAACCTACCTACCACCTACGCCTGCTGGCTGAGGCCTTCATCATTAAAG GGTTGTCTCTGGACCACCAGGCACTTTCTTCAGTGTCTCGCGTCCGTCTGCTAGAGCGGGAGGAAGAGAGTCTTTCCTGTTACCTCAAAGCTTGCGATGCTGCGCTGTCCTACCTGCAGGAGCTTGATAAG GTGGTAACAACGCCCCACAATAAAGCAGCCAAACTCACTCTGCTTTCTGCACCTGCGGACATGGACTTGGGTTTCTTTCTGCAGGCGGCCCTGCAGAGCGCTTACTTGTGTTTGCTGCACAGAGG tCATTTGGCGCAGGGTGCTCACCAGCTGCGTCGGGTGATGCGGGTGGTGGAGTCACGAGCCTCTCAGGGTTTCAGGAAG GCTGCAGCAAGAAAGCTAGCAGAGGTGCTGCTGAGCTCGGTGAGTGAAGACGGCTACTGGCCCCCTCTGGGCCCCCCACCCTCCGCCTGGCTCCGTCGAGAGGGCGCCGCCACCTCCAAAGAAGCGCTCTACCCGACAGTCAAACCACCGCAGCGTTACAGCACTGACAG TTGCTTCTGTCCCCAGGACGTAGTAGAAGAGGCCGTGTTGCTGCTTCTCATCACCGAGTCCATG GCCAGTGGTGATGCGGTCATCAGCCGGCAGCCAGACCAGGCTGAGGCACGCCAGGCCACCATGCAGGATTCGGTCTCGGTGTACGACTTGCTCACTGTTGGCATGGCCAGGAGGGGGCAGTACACCATGTTGTCTGAG TGTCTGGAACGAGCAATGAGGTTTTCATTCAACGAGTTCCACCTCTGGCACCAGCTGGGCTTGTCACTCATGGCGTCTGGGAAG gttgTCGGTGCCGTGTCTGTTTTGAAAGAATGTGCCAGGATGAGACCGGAGGACCCGTCGTTGCCGCTGTTGGCTGCCAAAGTTTGCATCAGTCAGCTGcactgg TTCTCAGAAGCAGAGGCTTTGTCCCAAAGCGTTGTGTCGATGGGAGAAGGAGCTGGAGAATTTCTTCCTCGGGCCTACCTAGCTTTGGGACTCTCCTACAGTCTGCAGGCTTCGGATG CCTCCCTGAAAGAAGATCGGAACGAGTACAACAAAAAATCACTACGGATTCTGAGAAA GGCTCACTCATTGGACCCGCTGGATGCTCACATTGCCATGTGCCTGGCTCTCCAGCTAGCTCTCGTACGCcag GTATCGGCAGCCATGGAGCCCCTGCAGGAGGCATTATCTCTCCAAGGGGATGACTTACACTCCCTCCACCTGCTGACTCTTCTCCTCAGTGCTCAGAAGCAACACCGCCACGCCCTGGACACCTTGGAACTGGCCCTCAGCCAACACCCTGACAACTTCAA tttgcTGTTCACAAAGGTGAAGCTTGAAGAGGTTCTGTTCGGCCCAGGCGTCGCCTTACAGACCTGTGAAGAAATGCTGCAATGCTGGCAAAGCCGCTATGATGTCAGTCACTCAAC CGAGACCGATGACACGAGTAGCGTGCCAGCGGTGGAGAGGCCCAATGCCAGCCCCGGAGTCACCAAGACATCCATCCACCTCACTCTGCCTGACTTCCAAGACACTTCCACCG GTTCAAAGAGTCCGTCATCGGTTGCTGCATCTCGCCTGGATGCAGCACTCTCAGAAGTGTCGGACATTAGTTCCACGCATCGCCAAGGACCTCCGTACATCTGGACAACCCTGGAACGGATCTGGCTGCAAGCTG GAGAGCTGTTCATGGAAGATGGCCGACTGAAGGAAGCCCAGTTTTGCATCGCCGAGGCCGGCTCTCTCTATCCCAACTCTCACTCGGTGTTGCTACAGAGGGGCCGCCTAGCTGAGCTTCGGGGTCACATGGATGAAGCTAAAATTCTCTACGATGACGCCCTGGCCATCCACCCTACTGGGGAGCGCATACTGGTGCACTTG